In Cryptomeria japonica chromosome 10, Sugi_1.0, whole genome shotgun sequence, a genomic segment contains:
- the LOC131030299 gene encoding oxoglutarate-dependent flavonoid 7-O-demethylase 1, with protein MKFEEGFIQKEEHRPNPKGFSASPDDNLKVPVIDLEKSSAEDVGKACREWGFFYLINHGVPDHLIRRLQSTQADFFALPLEEKKRIYRDAQNPMGYFNSEHTKNVRDWKEVFDFSAREEIELPISVDPNDTTTKTVRNRWPEGLPEFREACQAYAQAVREVLSRVLELISRSLGLPDERLNEFFKDDMSIARLNSYPECPNPELALGIGRHKDVGALTLLYQDEVGGLEVKCKQNGQWVPAPPMPNSFVLNVADCVQVLTNDIYESIEHRAVVNDNRRRLSVPFFLIPSHYAMIKPLDEFVSEENPPKFREFNWGKFTKQRMREGLKNSGVADVQIDNFRI; from the exons ATGAAGTTCGAAGAGGGTTTTATTCAGAAGGAAGAACATCGTCCCAACCCCAAGGGATTCTCCGCTTCCCCTGACGATAATCTGAAAGTCCCCGTTATAGACTTAGAAAAGAGCTCCGCAGAGGATGTGGGAAAAGCGTGCAGAGAGTGGGGATTCTTCTACCTCATTAACCACGGAGTTCCTGATCATCTTATCCGCCGCCTCCAGTCCACCCAAGCCGATTTCTTCGCGTTGCCTCTCGAGGAAAAGAAACGAATATACAGAGATGCTCAAAACCCCATGGGCTACTTCAATTCAGAGCATACCAAAAATGTGAGGGATTGGAAAGAGGTGTTCGACTTTTCGGCGAGGGAGGAGATCGAGTTGCCCATATCTGTTGATCCAAATGACACCACTACCAAGACCGTCAGAAACCGCTGGCCGGAAGGCCTTCCTGAGTTCAG AGAAGCTTGCCAGGCCTATGCACAGGCTGTGAGGGAGGTGTTGTCTAGGGTGCTAGAATTGATATCACGGAGCCTTGGTTTACCTGACGAGCGCCTCAACGAATTTTTCAAAGATGATATGAGTATTGCAAGGCTAAATAGTTACCCGGAATGCCCGAATCCAGAGCTAGCACTGGGCATAGGAAGACACAAGGACGTTGGAGCcctcacccttctttaccaagaTGAGGTGGGTGGATTGGAGGTGAAATGCAAGCAAAATGGGCAGTGGGTTCCAGCTCCACCCATGCCCAACTCTTTTGTCCTCAATGTTGCTGACTGCGTGCAG GTGTTGACTAATGATATCTACGAGAGCATAGAGCATAGAGCAGTGGTGAATGATAATCGAAGACGCCTCTCCGTTCCATTTTTCTTAATTCCTTCCCACTATGCGATGATAAAACCTCTGGATGAATTCGTGAGTGAAGAGAATCCTCCCAAATTCAGGGAATTCAATTGGGGGAAGTTTACTAAGCAGAGGATGCGTGAAGGTCTTAAAAACTCGGGAGTTGCGGATGTACAAATCGACAATTTCAGAATCTGA